aagtatatgtgtgcgtgtctttttaattatataattaatttgacttataattttttaagatcGTATATCTTGCATATTTGATAtggctttttttctttctttttttttttttttttttctttttttttctcgttattgTCACGTCACTTATCAGACACcttgtattatattaagaaagaaggtaaatacataaatatgaatttgaattattcgagaagtaaaacaattttaagtttgcttttttttccttgattaATCGTACTaatgaatatttctaattatacaatatttcaatgttagAATCAGTTCAACGAATAGAACGTATGACCATAGCATAAGATATCGCGTTCTGTAATAtctaaaagaataaagaaaaagagataataaaatatgtttaaaaaaaaaaaaaaaaaaaaattaaaaaaaggaaaaggaaaaaaaaaggaaaaaaagatggaaaaaaaattatctaacgTCTATATTATACCGATGTGGTCAATTCCAAGAACGTCACAAACGTTTGTCCGATAATCAGAGCCGACAATTTGTCGCatctaatcataataattaacaacaaTTGTTGCATCTTGTACGGCGCCAAATACCACATCGAATTGTAACTGAAATTTATTGAGGAATTATTAGAAgatagagggaaaaaaaatgggaagataaaacaaaaaaattaaaaaaaaaaaaaaagaaaaaaaaaaaacgaaaaaaaagtaaaagaaagaaaaaaaaaagaaatagaaaagagagataagtgCATTTGAATGCAAATCTGACGAACGTTGTTAATTTTACGATGCTCACGCTTTATTCAATATCTGAGCGCTTTTATTCAGTAACATTTGTCcgatgtaagaaaaaagagacaccCATAGAATGATAGTAATCATATAGAATAGCGCCATGAAAaattcccttttatttttgcCAATATCTTCCACAGAAAATACCTTTGAggattcgaaaaattttttatcattaaaaatgacGTATTCGCtgaaacaattttcttttttctttttgttcttatcttttttgttttttgtttgttttttttttcttttttttatttatttatttatttatttatttatttattttcttaaataagaGAAACTTACTTGAATGAACGCAATCAAAATCATCATAAATCCAAGTATCAAgtgaattattatacttgttttaAATGTCGAATTTATGTTATCGATGAATCtttaaggaaaaataagaagaaaatgtaatttgagaatattacacacacacacacacacacacacacacacacacacacacacatatatatatatatatatatatatatatatatatataaagtaaaaaaggaatattatataaacaaaaagaaattcgtatCAGATTTATGTAGCTGGATACTTATGCATGTTTCTAGTTTTACAATTTCTACgacataataatgaaataagatacaaagtatttttgtttcacttaaaatatctatgtaaatattacAGCTACATACAAACCGTATAGTTCTCGTGTGACATAAAACACAACGTATTATTCTCATCGTGATATTCTCGATATCCTTTTCTGTACATTCGTTGTAATTTCTCGTATCAAATGCATGTTCCAACATATTcctaagtaatatatatatatatatatataacattatatatatatataatatatataatatatataatgtataatatatatatataaatatatatataatatatgtctatttaagtaatatataataaattattaatgtgtGCATTTACattcaaataataacgataatataataataatataatatgatatattattatgaatatacatattcgatgatatatattaataataatgaaaataataataataataacaacaatatattattactaataaatatattttattaataataataaattaatatatatatatatatatatatatattaataatttaataatgattaacaaGTGATCAATGTTATTGACaatatttcgttataaacgtttataaaaataaaattgaaagaaatgatcgatatcgttttaatactttaagaaatatctttttcttttctttttttttccttctttcttcttttttttttcttttttttttttttttaacctcgATAAAATTATCCTTACCCAGTAATATCGAGAAAACCACAGGCATGCTGAaagtaaataacaaaaagcaTATACGAAGCATTTATAGAAATTCccatgaaaaataatacacTGTAGGTCAGTATCAatacaaagaatatatatctttgttgatcgataaatatttctattttaaatggTATCTCGTACGTTTGagtttttcttgttaataCAAAGAGGTCGAATAAAAATCTCAAGGTCACTGGTAACatgtacaataatataatactgaAATATATCACTGAAAacattacaaattttataaaaaaaattgtccataaaaatatacaaataataataataataatagtaataataataataataataataataataataataataataataataataataataataataataataataataataataataataataataataataattaatttttggtttcttttttcttcaatgacaaagaataatcgtgtattttttataattatcggataattaatattaaaaattattattatttttttttttcaatattaataattattaatattaaaaataatttaataataataattattattattactgcataacgattaatattagaatacttgaagagaaaaaagaaatcggatttctaattaaaatattaattctattcCTAGGAgtgacaaaagaaataataaaatttttgttcattatattttatacagatATAATGCGagctaatttttcttttttttcttttctttttgtcttttttctttgttaaatcGTGTAAAAAAATACGTGtctaattaaaaatctaaaaagtTTCGAGATgaataaaggagaaagaataatcgatttttaaaaatcatgtaaaaaaattttcaatcgtttAGGGACTTTTTTGGTCCCAAATCTGACATACACACAAAtccacatatacacatatataatatctatagacagataaaattaaatgaataataatcttaccaatattaataatcgtatatattctAGTCCGGCTCGCATATTTCTCGATGATACGTCGTTCCTTATCAGAAATAAAATGGTACCAATCGTAATTCATATGTTCGATCATAATCTTCATCTGATTATAACAAACAATTCTatgatatatcaaatataacaaatatattttcatcgatatttttttcttatatttcattaagaaTGCATCCAGTTACCTTGCTATGAGAACTGGTGCTATGATAAGAAATGAACAGACATAACGATGGtataagaaacgaaaatattgtACTAATCGTTTGCAGTGATAAATCAGATTTTATGAGGGCGAATatctaaaacaaaagaaagaagaaaacaaaaattaaaaataacaacaacaacaacgacaataacgacaacaacaacaacaacaacaacaacaacaataataataataataataataataataataataataataataataataataataattttatccttgtcatccttattattaacaatttacaataaacatttatatttgctTAATGGCCGACATTGTCAGtttgaacagaaaaaaaaaatatatatatatatatacatatatatatttatacgtatgtataaatttatacaaaataaaaaaaattagaatccgacgtaagaattaataaaattaatcatcaTCAATCtgtcataattatttcattagaatTTAATTCCGCGATATCGATCATATATAtcaactataatataataaatacattattatcgaaatgaaatgcaaatacgaacaaacaaacaaacaaacgaacacaCACGAATACATCCACaaatgcatacacatacacgtataagagagacagacttaaattcacaaaaaaaaaataaaaaaaaaaaaaaaaattaaaaataaaaaacacacacacacacaccgaTTATGCTCACTtgcgataatattataaatgtaagtGTTATATAAGTTCTGATCTTTCGTATTAGACTATCCCTTGGATCATCGTATGGCCAAATACCAACGATCGATAAACACAAACGATTGAGTTTATAGTAACGAGACGTAAAAATAGTTTCCATCCTCTTACGACGAAGGTCTACGAAGGTCTAACTTTCGATGATACCCCTACCAAGAAACCCCTTTCCTTGATCAACCCCTTCTTCCATCATACTATCCCATTCTATTCTATTATACcatattttctatcattaCTATAtcttacataataaataaagtgttttatttattagaaaagagagagagagagagagagagacaatatCCCTAAGAACTAGTCGCTTCAtgaactattataataaacatcgAAATTATTCTTAAAGATAATAGAAGGGAAAAATGGTGGTTGCAGATTGagacgaagaggaaaaaaaaagaaaagataaatagatagatatagataaatgTATGGAAAAGGGGATGATTGGGGTGCCTTTACCGCAAAAGAAGTTTGGAATTCGCACGATCACGGCAACCCTTTGTATCTAATAGCGAGAAAAATGGTAGAGTGTGGAAGGAGTTAAAGGGGGTTAAAATAAGGTGATGGTAAGAATAAAGCGAACCCCTTTCATGACATCGAACTTATTTTCCATCCTCGATCGACGTCAACCCTTCGCTTTgacttgtttttttcctttacttccactttttcttattctttctctctctctctctctctctctctctctctctctctttctttctaattcttttcttttcttttcttcttcgtctctccGTACACCCTCCATCCCCCTTACCCTACTACCCTATTGTCTCCCGTCTCTCGCACACTCCCGTAAATCGCTCGGTGTTCCTTGCTCGTGGAGAAGAGTTTaacgttgttcttttttttttgttctttcttttttttttctttttttctttttctgttttctgctttctcttttctcttttctttttctcgagatTATAGACTATCGAGTTAACGatcctctttattttttgttttcctttctcctcctcttcctcctcttcttcttctttttctttttctttttcttttcttcgttttcttacttttcccATAAAATATCTCTCGTCGTGTTTAGAGCTCGATTTTCTACCTTCTCCCTCCTACACCTACCCTACCCACCCCTACACTCCCTTGTTTCCCCCCTTCCCGAGCCTTCCTGCTgaccctttttttctcttttactcttctttttttttccattttctttttcttttcttttcttttcttttcttttctaaacgaaGATACCGTAGTTTACGTTACATGTTTGGAATGGAACGAATAGGCGAAGGAACAGGAGAAAGGGTAAATAAATGTAAGTAAGGACGTTTTTTAACACGCGACGTGCGTGATACGGAACTGTGTGTGGGAGAGACGTGGGGGAGGGGGTGGTGGAGGCGGCGGGAGGGAAAGGTTAAAATGGTATATGTTCGTGGTATTTATCGGTTTATGGAATTCGCATTATTGGAGAATAAATTTACGTTTCTTCGTGTTTTTTacgcctttttcttttttttttttttttcctacgaaCTGTTGTTTGTTCTCACAGACattagtatgtatatatacatatatgtgtgtatgtgtgtgcgtgtgtgtgtgtggaatAAGTATCAATGTATtggtaaatacatacgtaattACATAGGTCGgtacatatgtaaatttttaaagcGATAACGAAaatgtcgatcgatcgagagatattattaatattagcacaatatattttgtaattgttattaacgtgtctttatgtatataaacatacgtacataaatatgtagatatatatgtatatgtatatatatatatatatatatatatatatatatatatatatatatatgtatgtatatttaagtaTCGATATTTAATGATTGGAAAGTTCGAAATTTTGTTCAAAgaacattaaaatatctttctttcgttaaatcgattaaagACAAAatcatgtttatatattatgattcttctatatatctgataattaattattattaaaaacaataacattccGTTAAGAAATATTGTgagtaaattaatataattaattatgtatatgtaaactATAGAACAAATTTTCCAAAACTATTTCTTTGTtcactctcactttctctctctcactttctatacacacacccacacacacacgcacgcacacacacacacatacattgtGTCCTATATATTTAATGCGAAATATGTAGAATGTAAATTCGGTTTTAATTAATTGGTAattgaattataagaaataaaaatttttaagtagatAGTACATTCATAATGTTTAAGAAGGAATTAAAAATGACCGTCTCACTTGCTTGTTAACTTTCAACTGTGGTCCTTTTCCTAGTTCGACTATTCTCGACGTTCGTCCGTTGACGTCATCGTCCTTCAATGCTTATCGTTTGTTTATTATACCTCGCTCATTCACGTACGTATGTCctatgtgcgtatatatatgtatactacaCAAACCTTccataatttttctctcattcactctGTTATCCACgttctctttcattcgtttctaaaatatatatgtatgttgtagtaagtatagattaaaaatatatatatatatatatggatacatatatgtatgtatacttttgtaaataatatataaatattttttaatgaatatttaataat
This is a stretch of genomic DNA from Vespa crabro chromosome 3, iyVesCrab1.2, whole genome shotgun sequence. It encodes these proteins:
- the LOC124422852 gene encoding uncharacterized protein LOC124422852, which gives rise to MLEHAFDTRNYNECTEKDIENITMRIIRCVLCHTRTIRFIDNINSTFKTSIIIHLILGFMMILIAFIQVFSVEDIGKNKREFFMALFYMITIILWVSLFSYIGQMLLNKSAQILNKAYNSMWYLAPYKMQQLLLIIMIRCDKLSALIIGQTFVTFLELTTSILQNAISYAMVIRSIR